The Fortiea contorta PCC 7126 genome has a segment encoding these proteins:
- the thrS gene encoding threonine--tRNA ligase has protein sequence MVQQPMSPNQAPTQPEQPEKIYLPRTSESETLKKIRHTASHVMAMAVQKLFPKAQVTIGPWIENGFYYDFDNPEPFTDKDLKAIQKEMVKIINRKLPVIREEVSTEEAQNRIQQIQEPYKLEILADIKQEPITIYHLGNDWWDLCAGPHLENTSEINPKAIELESVAGAYWRGDETKAQLQRIYATAWETPEQLAEYKRRKEEALRRDHRKLGKELGLFIFSDLVGPGLPLWTPKGTLLRTILEDFLKQEQLKRGYLPVVTPHIARVDLFKTSGHWQKYKEDMFPLMADNGEAAALEQGFVMKPMNCPFHIQIYKSELRSYRELPMRLAEFGTVYRYEQSGELGGLTRVRGFTVDDSHLFVTPEQLDSEFLSVVDLILSVFQKLQLKNFKARLSFRDPASDKYIGSDEVWDKAEGAIRRAVEQLGMDHFEGIGEAAFYGPKLDFIFSDALEREWQLGTVQVDYNLPERFDLEYVAEDGVRKRPVMIHRAPFGSLERLIGILIEEYAGDFPLWLAPVQIRLLPVGDTQLDFAKDVVAKMLALGIRAEVDYSGDRLGKQIRNAEKEKIPVMAVVGAKEVETNSLSIRTRASGELGSIPVAQVLDQLKTAISNFENF, from the coding sequence ATGGTTCAACAGCCGATGTCGCCTAATCAAGCTCCAACTCAGCCAGAACAGCCTGAAAAAATTTATTTACCCCGTACCAGCGAATCAGAAACATTAAAAAAGATTCGCCACACCGCTTCTCATGTCATGGCTATGGCGGTACAAAAGCTGTTTCCCAAGGCGCAAGTCACAATCGGCCCCTGGATTGAAAACGGCTTTTATTACGATTTTGATAATCCAGAACCTTTCACCGACAAAGATCTTAAAGCCATCCAGAAAGAGATGGTCAAGATTATCAACCGCAAATTACCAGTCATTCGAGAAGAAGTTAGCACAGAAGAAGCCCAAAACCGGATTCAGCAAATCCAAGAACCATACAAATTAGAAATCCTCGCAGATATTAAACAAGAACCAATCACCATCTACCATCTAGGGAACGACTGGTGGGATTTGTGCGCGGGACCCCATCTAGAAAACACCAGCGAAATCAACCCCAAAGCTATCGAATTAGAAAGCGTTGCTGGCGCTTATTGGCGAGGAGATGAAACCAAAGCCCAGCTACAACGCATTTATGCTACTGCTTGGGAAACCCCAGAACAATTAGCTGAATACAAGCGCCGCAAAGAAGAAGCCTTACGCCGAGACCACCGCAAACTCGGTAAGGAACTAGGATTATTCATCTTTTCTGATTTAGTCGGGCCTGGTTTACCCTTGTGGACACCCAAAGGAACTTTGTTGCGGACTATTTTAGAAGACTTCCTCAAGCAAGAACAGCTAAAACGGGGTTATTTACCCGTAGTCACACCCCACATTGCCAGAGTAGATTTATTCAAAACCTCTGGACACTGGCAAAAATACAAAGAAGATATGTTCCCGCTGATGGCAGATAATGGAGAAGCCGCAGCCCTAGAACAAGGCTTCGTCATGAAGCCGATGAATTGCCCTTTTCATATCCAAATATACAAGAGCGAGTTGCGTTCCTATCGGGAATTACCGATGCGGCTGGCAGAATTCGGTACTGTTTACCGCTATGAACAATCGGGGGAATTGGGCGGTTTAACTAGGGTGCGCGGTTTCACTGTCGATGATTCGCACCTATTTGTCACTCCAGAACAATTAGACAGCGAATTCCTCAGTGTAGTGGATTTGATTTTATCGGTGTTCCAAAAACTACAACTGAAAAACTTTAAAGCCAGACTCAGTTTCCGCGATCCAGCCAGTGATAAGTATATCGGTTCCGATGAAGTTTGGGACAAAGCCGAGGGGGCAATCCGCCGTGCAGTTGAACAACTGGGGATGGATCACTTCGAGGGAATTGGGGAAGCCGCATTTTATGGGCCTAAACTCGATTTTATCTTTAGTGATGCCCTAGAGCGGGAATGGCAGTTAGGAACTGTGCAAGTAGATTACAACTTGCCAGAACGTTTTGATTTAGAATATGTTGCTGAAGATGGTGTCCGCAAACGCCCAGTGATGATTCACCGTGCGCCCTTCGGTTCTCTGGAGAGGTTAATCGGGATTTTGATTGAAGAATACGCGGGAGATTTTCCGTTGTGGTTGGCACCAGTACAAATTAGATTACTGCCGGTGGGTGACACACAACTGGATTTTGCTAAAGATGTCGTAGCGAAAATGTTAGCTTTGGGTATCCGCGCCGAAGTCGATTATAGTGGCGATCGCTTGGGTAAACAAATCCGCAATGCAGAGAAAGAAAAGATACCCGTGATGGCAGTCGTAGGCGCTAAGGAAGTTGAAACTAATAGCTTGAGTATCCGTACCCGTGCCTCTGGTGAGTTAGGGAGTATACCTGTAGCTCAAGTTTTGGATCAGCTCAAGACGGCTATCTCCAACTTCGAGAACTTCTAG
- a CDS encoding NAD(P)H-quinone oxidoreductase subunit 4 → MIVDQFPWLTAIVLLPLIASLLIPVLPDKDGKRVRWYALGVGIADFVLMCYAFWQHYDASSATFQLVESYAWMPQIGFNWAVSVDGLSAPLVLLAGFVTTLSMFSAWQVDRRPRLFYFLMLVLYSAQVGVFVAKDLLLFFIMWEVELIPVYLLVCIWGGKKRRYAATKFLIYTAAASIFILVAALAMALSGGGDITFDMAVLGMKDYPLGLELLLYAGLLIAFGVKLAIFPLHTWLPDAHGEASAPVSMILAGVLLKMGGYGLIRLNLEMLPNAHIYFAPVIAVLGVVNIIYGALNSFAQTNMKRRLAYSSISHMGFVLVGIASFTDLGINGAMLQMLSHGLIASVLFFLAGVTYDRTHTMAMDEMGGIGQVMPKVFALFTISAMASLALPGMSGFAGELAVFVGITTSDIYSSAFCTVTVFLAAVGVILTPIYLLSMLRQVFYGTGANLTCNIEDSKSQNQEEDDDVVCFGTDCVLPNQSIYRDATPREVFIAACFLVFIIGIGFYPKAAMQMYDVKTVAVNAQVRQSYTVIAQANPRIYAQGLLIPKITEPETAPILGTLK, encoded by the coding sequence ATGATAGTGGATCAATTTCCCTGGCTGACAGCAATCGTTTTGCTGCCGCTCATTGCATCATTGCTGATTCCGGTGCTACCCGACAAAGACGGTAAGCGCGTGCGGTGGTATGCATTAGGTGTGGGTATCGCAGATTTTGTTTTGATGTGCTACGCCTTTTGGCAACATTACGACGCCAGTAGCGCGACTTTTCAACTCGTAGAAAGTTATGCCTGGATGCCACAAATCGGTTTTAACTGGGCAGTTTCTGTTGATGGATTGTCAGCTCCGCTCGTACTGCTAGCAGGATTTGTTACCACACTCTCGATGTTCTCAGCTTGGCAAGTTGATCGCCGCCCCCGTCTGTTCTATTTTCTCATGCTGGTGCTGTATTCTGCACAGGTAGGGGTGTTTGTCGCTAAGGACTTGCTGCTATTTTTCATCATGTGGGAAGTTGAACTGATTCCCGTCTATCTACTTGTCTGCATTTGGGGCGGGAAAAAGCGCCGCTATGCAGCGACGAAGTTCTTAATCTACACCGCAGCAGCTTCAATATTTATTTTAGTAGCAGCTCTGGCAATGGCCCTTTCTGGTGGTGGCGATATCACCTTTGATATGGCGGTGCTGGGAATGAAGGATTATCCTCTGGGTTTGGAACTACTGTTATATGCAGGCTTGCTGATTGCTTTTGGTGTGAAGTTAGCAATTTTCCCCTTGCATACATGGCTACCTGATGCCCACGGTGAAGCCTCTGCACCTGTATCGATGATTCTCGCTGGTGTGTTGTTGAAGATGGGCGGCTACGGATTGATTCGCCTGAATTTGGAAATGTTGCCGAATGCACATATCTACTTTGCCCCAGTCATCGCTGTTTTAGGTGTTGTCAACATTATTTATGGCGCACTGAATTCCTTTGCTCAGACTAATATGAAGCGTCGTCTGGCGTATTCATCAATTTCCCACATGGGATTTGTACTGGTGGGTATTGCTTCCTTCACCGATTTAGGCATCAACGGTGCAATGTTGCAAATGCTTTCCCACGGTTTGATTGCCTCGGTGTTATTCTTCTTAGCTGGTGTAACTTACGATCGCACTCATACAATGGCAATGGACGAAATGGGTGGTATCGGTCAAGTAATGCCCAAAGTCTTTGCTTTGTTCACAATCAGTGCTATGGCTTCTCTCGCTCTCCCAGGAATGAGCGGTTTTGCGGGCGAACTTGCAGTCTTCGTGGGAATTACCACCAGCGATATTTACAGTTCCGCCTTCTGCACAGTCACAGTTTTCCTCGCTGCAGTGGGAGTGATTCTGACACCAATTTATCTGCTGTCCATGCTGCGTCAGGTATTCTACGGTACTGGTGCAAATCTCACATGTAATATCGAAGATTCCAAATCGCAGAATCAAGAAGAAGATGATGATGTAGTTTGTTTCGGTACAGATTGCGTCTTACCTAATCAGTCAATTTACAGAGATGCAACTCCCCGTGAAGTGTTTATCGCTGCTTGTTTCTTGGTGTTCATTATCGGCATCGGCTTCTATCCCAAAGCCGCAATGCAGATGTATGATGTGAAGACTGTAGCTGTAAATGCCCAAGTCCGTCAATCTTACACAGTGATTGCTCAAGCTAACCCCCGTATTTATGCTCAAGGCTTGTTAATTCCTAAAATTACAGAGCCGGAAACAGCACCAATTTTGGGAACTTTGAAATAA
- a CDS encoding amylo-alpha-1,6-glucosidase yields the protein MTLDTLKHTETIFLEGKTFIPAEQLPIPEWPCVVSERPQPTLTLKDDDLFLVTDTIGNISGCSLKDGNPSMGLFCCDTRFLSRLELQIAGRSPILLNSTAEKGFSLSVLCTNPTIEEGLKAETIGIRREIVLNGAFFEELEISNYSTTTASFELSVSFDADFWDLFEVRGYDREKRGKILRLVESTGDESVFTVQTQEALTLAYQGLDGLLMESRIQFQHRPPDYFKGYTAVWQLELASHATQKLGYRVNLLRNNQSSSTVSAAVTLAQAKAAELMEEQQWVQQITRISSDKTIFNRVIERAEQDMYLLRQSFGKNQTVSAGVPWFSTLFGRDSLITASQCLMLNPQIAKETLILLAKYQGQTDDEWREEEPGKILHELRLGEMARCHEIPHTPYYGTIDATPLWLMLYAEYYVWTNDLETLEQLWSNALAAMEWIDRNTPQNGYLSYSRRSKRGLTNQGWKDSGDCIVDRKGELANGAIALCEVQAYVYAAKTRLAEIAKMKKRLDLADRWQEEARNLKVRFNKDFWMEDQDFCALALDGEGNQVNSITSNPGHCLQLGIFTSERAYSVAERLRAPDMFNGWGIRTLSSLSPAYNPMGYHIGSVWPHDNAIIAMGLRSLGLIDQALELFQGLFDMTGQQPYQRPPELLCGYERNGDQAPVQYPVACSPQAWATGSIFQLLQMIVNLVPDAQNNCLRIIDPALPESINRLSFHNLRVGATILDLDFERSGSTTACRVAKKRGNLRVVIEA from the coding sequence ATGACATTGGATACACTCAAGCACACAGAAACAATTTTCCTGGAAGGAAAAACTTTTATTCCTGCAGAACAATTACCTATCCCAGAGTGGCCTTGTGTTGTCAGTGAAAGACCACAACCGACTCTGACTCTCAAAGATGATGATTTGTTTTTGGTAACAGATACGATTGGGAATATTTCCGGTTGTTCTCTCAAAGATGGGAACCCGAGCATGGGGCTATTTTGCTGCGATACGCGATTCTTAAGCCGTTTGGAATTGCAAATTGCCGGGCGATCGCCTATCCTACTCAACAGTACGGCAGAAAAAGGGTTTTCACTCTCAGTTTTGTGCACTAACCCCACCATTGAAGAAGGGCTGAAAGCCGAAACCATCGGAATTCGCCGAGAAATTGTCCTCAATGGCGCATTTTTTGAAGAATTAGAAATATCTAACTACAGCACCACCACCGCTAGCTTTGAACTTAGTGTCAGTTTTGACGCTGATTTTTGGGATTTATTTGAAGTCCGAGGCTACGACAGAGAAAAACGTGGTAAAATACTACGCCTAGTTGAATCGACTGGTGATGAAAGTGTTTTCACTGTGCAAACTCAAGAAGCTTTGACACTCGCTTATCAAGGCTTGGATGGTTTATTAATGGAATCTCGCATTCAGTTCCAACATCGACCACCAGATTATTTTAAAGGTTACACTGCAGTTTGGCAGCTAGAATTAGCTTCTCACGCCACCCAAAAGTTGGGTTATCGAGTCAATTTGTTGAGAAATAATCAATCTAGTTCCACAGTCAGTGCAGCTGTTACCTTAGCACAGGCTAAAGCTGCTGAGTTAATGGAAGAGCAGCAATGGGTACAACAAATTACACGCATTAGCTCAGATAAAACTATTTTCAATCGAGTGATTGAGCGGGCCGAGCAAGATATGTATTTGTTACGCCAATCTTTCGGGAAAAATCAGACAGTTTCTGCAGGTGTTCCCTGGTTTTCAACGCTATTTGGGCGAGATTCCCTGATTACGGCTTCCCAATGTTTAATGCTAAACCCGCAAATCGCCAAAGAAACTTTGATTTTATTAGCAAAATATCAAGGTCAAACTGACGATGAATGGCGCGAGGAGGAACCAGGTAAGATTTTACACGAATTGCGCTTGGGGGAAATGGCTCGTTGTCACGAAATTCCTCACACACCTTATTATGGTACTATCGATGCAACTCCGCTATGGCTGATGCTGTATGCTGAGTATTATGTCTGGACTAACGATCTAGAAACTTTAGAGCAACTTTGGTCAAATGCTCTAGCCGCAATGGAGTGGATTGATCGCAATACTCCACAAAATGGCTACCTCAGCTATTCTCGGAGATCTAAACGCGGTTTAACTAATCAAGGCTGGAAAGATTCCGGTGATTGTATTGTAGATCGTAAGGGAGAATTGGCTAACGGTGCGATCGCTCTTTGTGAAGTGCAAGCTTATGTCTACGCAGCGAAAACACGCTTGGCGGAAATTGCGAAAATGAAGAAGCGGCTGGATTTAGCAGACCGTTGGCAAGAAGAAGCAAGAAATTTAAAGGTGCGCTTTAACAAAGACTTCTGGATGGAAGACCAGGATTTTTGCGCTTTAGCTTTAGACGGTGAAGGAAATCAGGTGAATAGCATAACATCAAATCCTGGTCATTGTCTACAGTTGGGTATCTTTACATCCGAAAGAGCCTATAGTGTTGCAGAGCGGTTGCGAGCACCAGATATGTTTAATGGTTGGGGAATTCGCACTCTGAGTAGTTTGTCACCAGCTTATAATCCTATGGGTTATCACATCGGCTCAGTTTGGCCTCATGATAACGCAATCATTGCCATGGGTTTGCGATCGCTGGGTTTAATCGATCAAGCCCTAGAATTATTCCAAGGGTTATTTGATATGACAGGTCAGCAACCATATCAACGTCCACCAGAACTTTTGTGCGGCTATGAACGCAACGGTGATCAAGCTCCTGTACAATATCCTGTTGCTTGTAGTCCTCAAGCTTGGGCGACTGGTAGCATTTTCCAACTGCTACAAATGATTGTGAATTTAGTACCTGATGCACAGAATAACTGCTTACGCATCATTGATCCAGCTTTACCAGAGTCAATTAATCGTCTGTCATTCCATAATTTGCGAGTTGGTGCTACCATCCTTGATTTAGATTTCGAGCGTTCCGGTAGCACTACTGCTTGTCGTGTTGCGAAAAAACGGGGAAATCTCAGAGTAGTGATTGAAGCTTAA
- a CDS encoding DUF2605 domain-containing protein, with the protein MPESDVPGPELLKTVLEPLLEDFQYWFTRSRHFLETERLSFMSEQEQSDLLLRVQQAQDELNTAKMLFALTGEKVGLDMAIITPWHQLVTECWNVAMRFHQARGV; encoded by the coding sequence ATGCCAGAATCAGATGTACCAGGGCCTGAGTTGCTTAAAACAGTTTTGGAACCGCTGTTAGAAGATTTCCAGTATTGGTTCACAAGATCGCGCCATTTCCTGGAAACTGAGCGGCTCTCATTTATGAGTGAGCAAGAGCAATCTGATTTGCTTTTGCGTGTCCAGCAAGCACAAGACGAACTCAACACAGCGAAGATGCTGTTTGCTCTAACTGGTGAAAAAGTTGGTCTTGATATGGCAATCATCACACCTTGGCATCAATTGGTGACGGAGTGTTGGAATGTGGCGATGCGTTTTCATCAAGCGCGAGGGGTCTGA
- a CDS encoding NAD(P)H-quinone oxidoreductase subunit 4 gives MNAMEFPWLTAIILLPLVASLAIPLIPDKEGKTVRWYGLGVAFVDFALMIYAFWQHYDFQTSTFQLVENYAWIPQIGLNWSLAVDGLSMPLVLLTGLINTLAIFAAWKVTTKPRLFYGLMLVMYSAQLGVFLAQDLLLFFLMWEIELVPVYLLISIWGGPNRRYAATKFIIYTAAASIFILIAGFAMAFSGDTVTFNMAALGMKEYSQAFELLVYAGFLIAFGVKLPIFPLHTWLPDAHGEASAPGSMILAGVLLKMGGYALIRFNVEMLPSAHVTFAPVLAILGVVNIVYGACCAFAQTNLKRRLAYSSVAHMGFVLIGIASFTEIGISGAVLQMVSHGLIAASLFFLSGVTYDRTHTLAMDKMGGIAKVMPKTFALFTIGSMASLALPGMSGFAGELMVFLGLTSSDVYSSSFKVVVVLLSAVGVILTPIYLLSMLRQVFYGNQNEELHLDAVVVDVKPRELFITACLIVPIIGIGLYPKLATQTYDVKTVELAAHARQVLPVVAHQQPSSLYSSLFTTPTIANSQVESAINISE, from the coding sequence ATGAATGCTATGGAATTTCCTTGGCTAACGGCCATAATTCTCTTACCCCTGGTGGCATCCCTAGCCATCCCCCTCATCCCAGATAAAGAAGGAAAAACAGTCCGCTGGTATGGTTTAGGAGTTGCTTTCGTAGACTTTGCCTTAATGATTTACGCCTTTTGGCAACACTACGACTTCCAAACCTCCACATTCCAACTAGTAGAAAACTATGCTTGGATACCGCAAATAGGTTTGAATTGGTCACTAGCAGTTGACGGTTTGTCAATGCCTCTAGTCTTACTCACCGGCTTAATCAATACCCTCGCAATCTTCGCGGCTTGGAAAGTTACCACCAAGCCGCGTTTGTTTTATGGGTTGATGCTGGTAATGTATAGTGCCCAGTTAGGCGTATTTCTTGCTCAAGATTTACTGCTATTTTTCTTGATGTGGGAAATCGAGTTAGTACCTGTGTACCTGCTGATTTCCATCTGGGGCGGGCCAAACCGCCGCTATGCAGCTACTAAATTCATCATCTACACTGCTGCTGCATCAATATTTATTCTCATTGCCGGCTTTGCAATGGCATTCTCTGGAGATACTGTCACCTTTAATATGGCAGCACTGGGAATGAAAGAATATTCCCAAGCTTTTGAATTGCTAGTTTATGCAGGTTTCTTGATTGCTTTCGGTGTCAAACTACCAATCTTTCCTTTACATACTTGGTTACCTGATGCTCACGGTGAAGCATCTGCACCCGGTTCGATGATTTTGGCTGGTGTGTTGTTGAAAATGGGTGGTTATGCTCTGATTCGCTTCAACGTGGAAATGTTGCCCAGCGCCCATGTAACTTTTGCCCCAGTGCTGGCAATTTTGGGTGTAGTTAACATTGTCTACGGTGCTTGCTGCGCCTTCGCCCAAACCAATCTCAAACGCCGCTTGGCTTATTCTTCCGTTGCTCACATGGGGTTTGTGTTGATTGGGATTGCTTCCTTTACAGAAATCGGCATCAGCGGCGCGGTGCTACAAATGGTTTCCCACGGTTTGATTGCTGCTAGCTTGTTCTTCTTGTCTGGCGTCACATACGATCGCACTCACACCCTAGCAATGGATAAAATGGGTGGAATTGCTAAAGTCATGCCCAAAACTTTCGCACTATTCACCATCGGTTCCATGGCTTCTCTGGCTTTACCAGGAATGAGCGGCTTTGCTGGTGAGTTGATGGTATTTTTAGGCCTGACATCCAGCGACGTTTATAGTTCCAGCTTCAAAGTTGTAGTTGTGTTGCTCTCAGCAGTGGGCGTGATTTTGACTCCGATTTATTTACTCTCCATGCTCCGCCAAGTATTCTACGGTAATCAAAATGAAGAGTTACATTTGGATGCTGTAGTGGTGGATGTTAAACCCCGCGAATTATTTATCACCGCTTGTTTAATAGTTCCCATCATCGGTATCGGTCTTTATCCCAAATTGGCAACGCAGACATATGATGTCAAGACAGTAGAACTAGCCGCCCATGCGCGTCAGGTGCTACCAGTTGTCGCCCATCAACAACCATCAAGTCTGTATTCCAGCCTATTTACAACTCCGACCATAGCTAATTCTCAAGTTGAAAGTGCAATTAATATTTCTGAGTAA
- the thrB gene encoding homoserine kinase — translation MSVISSVTVTVPATTANLGPGFDCIGAALTLYNQVKFTRLDQGGLIIQVTGAEAEQVQTDESNLLYQAFSKLYQYIDQTPPSVKIEIGLDVPLARGLGSSATAIVGGLVGANQLAGEPLSVSQVMELAIAMEGHPDNVVPALLGGCRLAATAAVGWEICDVPWHQDIVTVLAIPNFELSTSEARRVLPTEFSRADAIFNTAHLGLLLRGLETGKREWLTAALQDKLHQPYRQALIPGYDAVNRAAVAAGAYGMVISGAGPTLLALTNAESAPQVEAAMTTAWKTTGIIAVGRALSLDHQGATSFHEG, via the coding sequence ATGTCTGTTATTTCTAGTGTCACTGTTACCGTTCCCGCCACCACTGCGAATTTGGGGCCCGGTTTTGACTGCATTGGTGCAGCTTTAACGCTTTACAATCAAGTTAAATTCACTCGCCTCGATCAAGGTGGGTTAATTATTCAAGTCACAGGTGCTGAGGCGGAACAAGTACAGACTGATGAGAGTAACTTACTCTATCAAGCATTTTCAAAGTTATATCAATATATAGATCAAACACCGCCGTCGGTAAAAATAGAAATTGGTTTAGATGTACCCCTGGCGCGGGGTTTGGGTAGTTCAGCCACAGCAATTGTCGGTGGGTTAGTGGGAGCGAATCAATTAGCGGGAGAGCCTTTGTCTGTGTCGCAGGTGATGGAATTAGCGATCGCCATGGAAGGACACCCCGATAATGTTGTACCAGCATTGTTGGGCGGATGTCGTCTTGCGGCTACTGCTGCAGTTGGTTGGGAAATTTGTGATGTGCCCTGGCATCAAGATATAGTCACAGTATTGGCGATTCCTAATTTTGAGTTGTCAACTTCCGAGGCGCGGCGCGTCTTACCAACCGAGTTTAGTCGTGCAGATGCGATTTTCAATACGGCCCATTTGGGTTTATTGTTGCGTGGTTTAGAAACTGGTAAGCGAGAATGGTTAACAGCAGCGCTGCAAGATAAATTGCATCAGCCCTATCGCCAAGCTTTAATTCCTGGTTACGATGCGGTGAATCGGGCGGCGGTAGCGGCTGGTGCTTATGGTATGGTGATTAGTGGTGCTGGGCCCACACTATTAGCTTTGACAAATGCAGAATCTGCACCCCAGGTAGAGGCAGCGATGACCACAGCTTGGAAGACAACCGGAATAATCGCTGTTGGGCGAGCTCTATCTCTAGACCACCAAGGTGCAACCAGCTTTCACGAAGGATGA
- a CDS encoding Calx-beta domain-containing protein: MTLNVLNVQNANVTVEAGRGQREIIRFQITLSQPSDIETTVKYTTLAGTAVDGFTGSDKRDYKPITGTVTFAPGETSKEIAVTVFGDRPVNLRTDKNFEIFARDIAYRNWGVGEDVDQINGNSPYGDLGYRVDTFFNDTTTGFQAVGLTSDEKFFLLISDPTNAEIVTESQAEKTRLLKELETAFGGKNSSAYRQAEAVIDGLEDTAWTFATGTIYDQGKAPILAVRGTDSSQDIQDNFNPFGIGFAQFSNNQAALTAWLQKISQPSDANVSFKPHITGASLGGALTQWVASAYSSVGKLGDIVTFNAPGISRAGADSFNFEQVERVTHYISAIDVVSLSGEKFIAGEYILSDYLSGPNINFEHLHPVIIPEIAGSGLFKPESLSQSSPLSVDQLNDPRFTYLPDPDYFVFLLIVANNVSPVSAEQLKFRGTVESLRQNPLTIPQLIAINNVNYGVEFAKENIQAAYSAAQHWSDAAWDAIKNWKADAWAVASKWTPEIWQTTTYWTPEIWQGTILLGATTRTTDILLGNTNDYPLVGELSNYTTDSLVSSSVSDQFTYADNGDSNVIVLAPQQNDLVIVQGSFNNNFQVGTDTNAIVAQNIVVNGGNMFLETGNIILNTEMSYT, encoded by the coding sequence ATGACACTCAATGTGCTGAATGTACAAAATGCAAATGTTACTGTTGAAGCAGGGCGTGGTCAAAGAGAAATAATTAGATTTCAAATAACTCTATCACAACCTAGCGACATCGAAACCACAGTTAAATATACAACATTAGCTGGCACTGCTGTTGATGGATTTACTGGTAGTGACAAAAGAGATTATAAACCTATAACGGGCACTGTAACTTTTGCTCCTGGGGAAACATCAAAAGAAATTGCAGTAACAGTTTTTGGTGATAGACCAGTTAATTTGAGAACCGATAAAAATTTTGAAATTTTTGCCAGAGACATAGCCTATAGAAATTGGGGAGTCGGGGAAGATGTTGACCAAATTAATGGTAATTCACCTTACGGAGATTTAGGCTATCGAGTTGACACCTTTTTCAACGACACCACTACAGGTTTTCAAGCTGTGGGATTGACTTCTGATGAAAAATTCTTTTTACTAATTTCTGACCCAACTAATGCGGAAATTGTCACAGAAAGTCAAGCAGAAAAAACACGTTTACTCAAAGAATTAGAAACAGCTTTTGGTGGTAAAAATTCTTCAGCTTATCGTCAAGCAGAAGCAGTTATTGATGGATTAGAAGATACAGCTTGGACTTTTGCCACAGGAACTATTTACGATCAAGGAAAAGCTCCCATTCTTGCTGTTAGAGGAACAGATAGTAGTCAAGATATTCAGGATAACTTTAATCCCTTTGGTATTGGTTTCGCTCAATTTAGCAATAACCAAGCAGCTTTAACAGCATGGCTACAAAAAATTAGTCAACCATCAGACGCAAACGTTTCTTTTAAACCTCACATAACTGGTGCAAGTTTGGGTGGTGCTTTAACTCAATGGGTTGCTTCTGCTTACTCCTCAGTTGGTAAATTAGGAGATATTGTGACTTTCAATGCTCCAGGAATTTCTAGAGCAGGGGCTGATAGTTTTAATTTTGAGCAAGTAGAAAGAGTAACTCATTACATTAGTGCAATTGATGTTGTCAGTTTATCAGGAGAAAAATTCATTGCAGGCGAATATATTTTATCTGACTATCTGTCAGGGCCAAATATTAATTTTGAGCATTTACACCCAGTAATAATTCCGGAAATAGCAGGGAGCGGTCTGTTTAAACCAGAATCTTTATCACAAAGTTCGCCGTTATCAGTTGATCAATTAAATGATCCAAGATTTACATATCTTCCCGACCCAGATTATTTTGTCTTTTTGTTAATAGTCGCCAATAATGTCAGTCCAGTTTCGGCGGAGCAGTTAAAATTTCGAGGTACGGTAGAATCACTGCGACAAAATCCCCTAACAATCCCGCAATTAATCGCTATTAATAACGTTAATTATGGCGTTGAATTTGCTAAGGAAAATATTCAAGCTGCTTATAGCGCTGCTCAACATTGGTCAGATGCGGCTTGGGATGCTATTAAAAACTGGAAAGCAGATGCTTGGGCTGTTGCTAGTAAGTGGACACCAGAAATTTGGCAAACTACAACTTACTGGACGCCGGAGATTTGGCAAGGGACAATTCTATTAGGTGCAACTACTCGCACCACAGATATATTGTTGGGAAATACTAATGATTACCCCTTGGTGGGGGAATTGAGCAACTATACAACAGATAGTCTGGTTAGTAGTAGTGTTAGTGACCAATTTACTTATGCCGACAACGGTGATAGTAATGTGATTGTGTTGGCTCCACAACAGAATGATCTTGTGATCGTACAGGGTAGTTTTAACAATAACTTCCAGGTGGGAACAGACACAAATGCTATCGTTGCTCAAAACATTGTTGTCAATGGGGGCAATATGTTTTTAGAAACTGGCAATATAATTCTTAATACGGAAATGTCGTACACATAG
- a CDS encoding DUF2973 domain-containing protein, translated as MLHLLYILAFTILAFIAVGNLIRNLIMFSFERERSYPTNYSSKNQFIPHPELLDNAGNLIKEPLLVMRSINVEDARQHLDALYEASSAQKVENQEEG; from the coding sequence ATGCTACACTTACTTTACATTTTGGCTTTTACTATTCTGGCTTTTATCGCTGTTGGTAACTTAATTCGCAACTTGATTATGTTCAGTTTTGAACGAGAGCGGAGTTACCCAACGAACTACTCGTCAAAAAATCAATTTATTCCCCATCCAGAATTATTAGATAATGCCGGAAATTTAATCAAAGAGCCATTGTTGGTGATGCGTTCTATTAATGTTGAAGATGCGCGCCAACACCTTGACGCTCTTTATGAAGCTTCTTCAGCCCAGAAAGTGGAAAATCAAGAAGAAGGCTAA